In Geminocystis sp. NIES-3709, a single genomic region encodes these proteins:
- a CDS encoding WD40 repeat domain-containing protein: MLNLINHKSISHRQDTCFTGKNILSRSSFLFSAFMMSIIALNFSPSLAWGQEKSMVVKEIDLTKYGTAGSIDVSNSKQQIVITFNNCNLVFFDYNFNQENELSLTNCKRLFRARYGEINQQKVLVSSIYTGQSMIYDFKDIFPIPLHKAAVTDSLIVNNDLLSSSDDGSVKLSQLSENPLSSNNTTSLYQSTGVARNLAVTSKTNSEVNKVAVSYDTGEITIFDINQNATQTKPQTFRSIPSRINTFKFTPDGSKLLIGYFTGELVELDVTTGESKTLLKVDSWLNSLDINSQNLVLTGDDEGFVKIISLETGQVIQQEKISDNGINAVAFTVDQTMIVADSKGMIYQLEISNF; encoded by the coding sequence GTGTTAAATTTGATTAATCACAAATCCATTTCACACAGGCAAGATACCTGTTTCACGGGTAAGAATATTCTATCTCGATCGAGCTTTTTGTTTTCTGCTTTTATGATGAGTATTATTGCCCTTAATTTTAGTCCATCTTTGGCTTGGGGACAAGAAAAATCAATGGTAGTGAAGGAAATTGATCTAACTAAATATGGTACAGCAGGTTCGATCGATGTAAGTAATTCAAAACAACAGATTGTTATTACTTTTAATAACTGTAATCTCGTTTTTTTTGACTATAACTTCAACCAAGAAAATGAATTATCCCTAACAAATTGTAAAAGACTTTTTCGAGCAAGGTATGGGGAGATAAATCAACAAAAAGTGCTAGTATCTTCTATTTATACGGGGCAAAGTATGATTTATGACTTTAAAGATATTTTTCCTATCCCCCTTCATAAAGCCGCCGTTACAGACTCCTTAATCGTCAATAATGATCTATTATCATCCTCCGATGACGGCTCTGTAAAACTTTCTCAACTATCGGAAAATCCCCTTTCTTCTAACAATACCACCAGTTTATATCAATCCACTGGAGTGGCTCGAAATTTGGCAGTGACTAGCAAGACAAACTCAGAGGTTAACAAGGTTGCCGTAAGTTACGATACGGGAGAAATTACGATTTTTGACATTAATCAAAACGCTACTCAAACTAAACCTCAAACTTTTCGATCGATCCCTAGTCGTATCAATACTTTTAAGTTTACCCCTGATGGTTCTAAACTGTTAATTGGTTATTTTACAGGGGAATTAGTAGAATTAGATGTCACCACGGGAGAAAGCAAAACTCTTTTGAAAGTTGACTCATGGTTGAATAGCTTAGACATTAACAGCCAAAATTTAGTGTTAACGGGAGATGATGAAGGTTTTGTGAAAATTATCTCTTTAGAAACAGGGCAAGTTATCCAACAAGAGAAAATCTCTGATAATGGAATTAATGCCGTTGCTTTTACGGTCGATCAAACTATGATTGTAGCTGATTCCAAAGGAATGATTTATCAACTGGAAATCTCGAATTTCTAA